The following proteins are co-located in the Callospermophilus lateralis isolate mCalLat2 chromosome 8, mCalLat2.hap1, whole genome shotgun sequence genome:
- the Gprin3 gene encoding G protein-regulated inducer of neurite outgrowth 3, with protein sequence MGTVPDPLRSTKTSLIAASLKEEAQGELQASLSQCRPAQPGKNANGLAGAPAEPSLSPSTAAEAVMQACEHEITQPDMSSPGVFNEVEKASPTHNSPGDPQLLESREPTAPAPSPTAAKDLVHRPFTMPANQHTHQAIPGDRPNASASSEPEDSLVKSQRTLNGAQNEKSNCPAGGTCGSSKDQASCDFPSQETIQGMVQSTAAEVFSHSSPPAGGPEGDRQQAICHSTTRSCEPPAREDGCSENKQPSATASDTQGTTSGTPQLSHLTREVSSRTLDPEKALRPTQQVSRFKEASTMTNQAESEIKEAPSKVHQDAEVQAVASVESRSVSTSPSILTAFLKETPALECLEHQEQLRVICQGSGSGSHVLELSNSIQAPQEAGQGCGIMAQVHIQTAAPVSTAFQGELKGVSLPEQILKTSPISRACSQAQDTCKEGGRPAGETPLREESTSRQLSDANSSSLKASPIDQISSSAGSQSGINQELGTSEAKTSDHKTDPDYKLSDSCSPESKEDQSRSLDATSKGGPKETKYKSPQIVKEKEPTGTDALDAKTLLLDPKAQENGGSGSAANPIPSPNRKNQEGILEENRQTKTVTSLSLPPDAMGDSSPGSGKRTPSRSVKASPRRASRVSEFLKELNVTAAAAQVGLTPGEKKKQLSTDAKLQLKQSKRVKDVVWDEQGMTWEVYGASLDPESLGIAIQNHLQRQIREHEKLTKTQSDQTRRSISSDTSSNKKLKGRQHSVFQSMLQNFRRPNCCVRPAPSSVLD encoded by the coding sequence ATGGGGACTGTACCTGACCCTCTGAGATCCACTAAGACTTCCCTGATTGCAGCTTCTTTAAAAGAGGAGGCTCAAGGAGAGCTGCAGGCTTCCTTATCTCAGTGCCGACCAGCTCAACCGGGAAAGAATGCCAATGGACTGGCAGGTGCCCCTGCAGAACCAAGCCTCAGCCCCAGCACTGCTGCTGAGGCGGTGATGCAAGCTTGTGAGCATGAGATCACCCAGCCAGACATGTCTTCTCCTGGTGTCTTCAATGAGGTGGAGAAAGCATCTCCCACACACAATTCTCCTGGAGATCCCCAATTGCTGGAAAGCAGAGAGCCCACAGCACCAGCCCCAAGCCCTACGGCAGCAAAGGATCTTGTACACAGACCATTTACAATGCCAGCCAATCAGCATACCCACCAGGCCATCCCAGGTGATCGGCCCAATGCCAGCGCCTCATCGGAACCTGAAGATTCCTTGGTGAAATCTCAGAGAACCTTGAATGGAGCCCAAAACGAGAAGTCAAATTGTCCTGCAGGGGGCACCTGTGGCAGCAGCAAAGATCAGGCATCTTGTGATTTtccttctcaagaaacaattcagGGAATGGTACAGAGCACAGCAGCCGAGGTGTTCAGTCATTCTTCCCCTCCTGCAGGTGGGCCTGAAGGGGACAGGCAGCAAGCCATCTGCCACTCCACAACGAGGTCCTGTGAGCCTCCAGCAAGAGAAGATGGATGTTCAGAGAACAAACAACCATCTGCCACTGCCTCAGACACCCAAGGTACAACATCTGGGACACCTCAGCTATCCCATCTCACTAGAGAAGTTTCATCACGTACACTAGATCCAGAGAAGGCACTGCGGCCAACACAACAGGTGTCGAGGTTCAAAGAAGCCAGTACAATGACCAACCAAGCTGAAAGTGAGATCAAGGAGGCCCCCAGCAAGGTTCATCAAGATGCTGAGGTGCAGGCGGTGGCCAGCGTGGAAAGCAGATCCGTCTCCACTAGCCCCAGCATCCTCACTGCTTTCTTAAAGGAAACCCCTGCTCTTGAGTGCTTGGAACATCAAGAGCAGCTGCGTGtcatttgccagggaagtggcagTGGCAGCCATGTGTTGGAGCTCTCTAACAGCATACAAGCCCCCCAGGAGGCAGGGCAGGGCTGTGGCATTATGGCTCAGGTGCACATCCAGACAGCTGCACCTGTCTCTACAGCTTTCCAAGGGGAACTTAAAGGAGTAAGCCTACCAGAGCAGATCCTGAAGACCTCACCCATCAGCAGGGCCTGCAGTCAGGCCCAGGATACTTGTAAAGAAGGTGGGAGACCAGCAGGAGAGACTCCACTGAGGGAAGAGTCAACCTCTAGACAGCTTTCAGATGCTAATTCTAGCTCCCTGAAAGCTAGCCCCATTGACCAGATTTCTAGCAGTGCAGGTAGTCAGTCTGGAATAAACCAGGAACTGGGGACATCTGAAGCCAAGACATCTGATCACAAGACTGATCCAGACTACAAACTATCGGACTCCTGCAGCCCTGAGAGCAAAGAGGACCAGTCCAGGAGTTTGGACGCCACGAGTAAAGGAGGTCCAAAGGAGACAAAGTACAAGTCTCCTCAGATAGTAAAAGAAAAGGAGCCTACGGGCACCGATGCTCTAGATGCCAAAACCCTACTGCTCGATCCCAAagctcaagaaaatggaggctcggGATCAGCTGCCAATCCCATACCCTCCCCAAACAGAAAGAACCAGGAGGGCATCTTAGAGGAAAACAGACAGACCAAGACAGTCACCAGCCTGAGCCTACCCCCGGACGCCATGGGTGACTCCAGCCCAGGTTCTGGCAAGAGGACCCCTTCTCGCTCGGTCAAAGCCAGCCCTCGCCGGGCCAGCCGGGTCAGCGAGTTCCTCAAGGAGTTAAATGTGACAGCAGCTGCTGCTCAGGTGGGGCTCACACCAGGAGAGAAGAAAAAGCAGCTAAGCACAGACGCCAAACTCCAGCTGAAGCAGTCCAAGCGGGTCAAGGACGTCGTGTGGGACGAGCAGGGCATGACCTGGGAAGTGTACGGGGCTTCCCTGGACCCGGAGTCCCTGGGGATCGCCATCCAGAACCACTTACAAAGACAAATTCGGGAACATGAGAAATTAACCAAAACGCAAAGCGACCAGACCCGGAGATCCATTTCCTCAGACACTTCCTCCAATAAGAAGCTGAAAGGGAGGCAGCACAGCGTATTCCAGTCCATGCTGCAGAACTTCCGTCGCCCCAACTGCTGTGTTCGCCCTGCCCCTTCTTCTGTGTTAGATTGA